One genomic window of Fusarium fujikuroi IMI 58289 draft genome, chromosome FFUJ_chr01 includes the following:
- a CDS encoding related to flavin-containing monooxygenase, whose protein sequence is MSADAETSDGGSLTDHLDRLNIEVGGRSNSQLTRRNTEESIEDDDGDDDTEKTLYYTGRHIYLARREFILETDEPDIDKAAKVFFAHGENEILQLEKLPSMINEFDLVRKHAIEIIKTTEPMTTERSIRFGYLSDLAIDLSELRERCYEAVQAAFMAADSACEDSAALENDTGSDEPGLNPEETLSPDSKENAKSEPGEASYCCFIALTMAARVLEASTARDMAQEVCSGVNLDDLIFNIELLKPLTQSEPWEADMPDKPGYHHVYALLGCLMATAYIRQCFAIETLYLDRAISNLDVAALKMPNTPFKQFRGYLEKIRKEVQRLQVFFQRIEIEDDPSIDSVLCAICQELEPIIGLHDTEYPYRNMDFEWVCKKATLRCRVCTLLRDSTASMYPLFNMAWPDIQEMNYSNRSIGRRWFGDTDDLLAYFLWGRDGALRIELIACSFGTEEEFYVTYELYCLPGIPPPWKIIGTGTHVQYDVTSPESWDMIRGWIKDCVNDHQNCKVVSEDRPFPTRVLSVGNEDRDPHLFIPSSDNRGRYIALSHCWGDFMPLKTTKASFTEFCHCIHFNRFPKTFQEAIIICRQLDVEYLWIDSLCIIQDDELDWAVESPKMCDVYQNAYLTIAAAAAHNSSEGLFQPRPFSLGKSFPTVSKNSQQVEEVEIFARPWDSQGHWADSIGDGPCCREQSPLEKRAWTLQEHVLSHRILRLTAHELVWHCREVHLCECRPGSHTRKESLRLINLEAMKSGKDTEHGPRISEPLRVWLDIIGPLTSRAITRETDRLPAISGVAAALAPFINTAFIAGMWKDGLGTKVCWHVEKGPTSRHEAYYAPTWSWASVVGPVLTSDLCHICPLPQTTVVDVHHTLATPNPYGSVSSATLTITGILLDVSVSKLHPRPDEGTPFQIHPHKSSLLETDMNLSMECVAFPDILTESEEAPELVTGDTISLLLLGCNMYCQGFDIMIGILLSEAGENSSGGTVHRKVGTGEIKLRNCDEDEDEFRGKAVDGLAWHMAHHLKRRGCVASVVVV, encoded by the exons ATGTCGGCGGACGCAGAGACTTCTGATGGAGGCAGCCTGACAGACCATCTAGACCGTCTAAACATTGAAGTTGGGGGTCGTTCAAACTCCCAGCTGACACGCAGAAACACAGAAGAGTCCatagaagacgatgatggggATGACGACACGGAAAAAACCTTGTACTATACGGGACGTCACATCTACCTTGCGAGACGCGAGTTCATCCTCGAAACAGATGAACCTGATATAGATAAGGCTGCAAAGGTTTTCTTCGCACATGGGGAGAATGAGATACtgcagcttgagaagctacCCTCCATGATCAATGAATTTGATCTTGTACGAAAACACGCGattgagatcatcaagacaaCAGAACCCATGACAACCGAGCGATCTATCCGGTTTGGATATCTGAGCGATCTCGCAATCGACCTTTCCGAGCTACGGGAGAGGTGCTACGAGGCCGTTCAGGCAGCTTTCATGGCTGCAGACTCTGCCTGTGAGGATTCTGCAGCTCTTGAAAATGACACCGGCTCAGATGAGCCTGGACTAAATCCAGAGGAAACTTTATCACCTGACAGCAAGGAAAATGCCAAGAGTGAGCCAGGTGAAGCCTCTTATTGCTGCTTCATAGCCCTTACCATGGCTGCCCGTGTGTTGGAAGCTTCGACGGCAAGGGATATGGCCCAGGAAGTCTGCAGTGGTGTCAACTTGGACGACCTTATCTTTAACATCGAGTTACTTAAGCCGCTGACGCAGAGTGAGCCTTGGGAAGCAGATATGCCAGATAAGCCGGGATACCATCATGTTTATGCACTATTGGGGTGTCTCATGGCTACTGCATATATCCGCCAGTGTTTCGCCATCGAGACCTTGTATCTCGACCGAGCGATCAGCAATCTCGACGTCGCAGCCCTGAAGATGCCAAACACCCCTTTCAAACAATTTCGGGGGTATCTTGAAAAGATAAGGAAGGAAGTACAGAGATTACAGGTCTTCTTCCAACGCATTGAGATAGAGGATGATCCATCGATAGACTCCGTTCTCTGTGCTATTTGCCAAGAGCTAGAACCTATCATCGGCCTCCATGATACTGAGTATCCATATCGAAACATGGACTTTGAGTGGGTTTGCAAGAAAGCCACGTTGAGATGTAGAGTTTGCACTCTACTCAGGGATTCCACCGCCTCGATGTACCCGCTGTTCAATATGGCGTGGCCAGATATCCAGGAGATGAACTACAGTAATCGCTCTATTGGTCGGCGTTGGTTCGGAGACACCGACGACCTTCTGGCTTATTTCTTGTGGGGTCGAGATGGGGCTCTAAGGATTGAGCTTATTGCCTGCTCTTTTGGTACGGAGGAGGAATTTTATGTCACCTATGAATTATACTGCTTACCAG GAATTCCGCCTCCTTGGAAAATCATCGGCACAGGAACTCATGTTCAATACGATGTTACCTCGCCGGAAAGCTGGGATATGATACGAGGCTGGATTAAAGACTGTGTCAATGATCACCAGAACTGTAAAGTTGTCAGCGAGGATCGGCCGTTTCCGACTCGTGTCTTGTCTGTTGGAAACGAAGACAGAGATCCTCACTTGTTTATACCCAGTTCTGATAATCGCGGCCGATACATAGCTCTCAGCCACTGCTGGGGTGATTTCATGCCTctcaagaccaccaaagccAGCTTCACCGAGTTCTGCCACTGCATTCACTTCAATCGGTTTCCCAAGACATTCCAAGAGGCGATAATTATTTGCCGTCAACTGGATGTCGAGTACTTGTGGATAGACTCACTCTGTATCATacaagatgatgagcttgactgGGCTGTTGAGTCACCCAAAATGTGCGATGTCTATCAAAATGCGTACCTCACGATCGCTGCCGCCGCAGCTCACAATAGTAGCGAGGGGCTCTTCCAGCCGCGACCTTTCAGTCTTGGAAAGTCGTTCCCCACTGTCTCGAAGAATAGCCAACAAGTTGAAGAGGTCGAGATCTTCGCCCGACCTTGGGATTCTCAAGGGCATTGGGCCGATAGTATTGGCGATGGGCCATGTTGTCGCGAGCAAAGCCCACTGGAGAAGAGAGCTTGGACGCTGCAAGAGCACGTACTATCACACCGAATCCTCCGACTTACTGCTCACGAGCTAGTCTGGCATTGTCGGGAGGTACATCTCTGCGAGTGTCGTCCAGGGTCGCACACACGCAAGGAGTCGCTGAGGCTCATAAACCTAGAAGCCATGAAATCCGGCAAAGATACTGAACATGGCCCACGGATCTCAGAGCCGCTCAGAGTCTGGCTAGACATAATCGGTCCATTGACCAGCCGTGCTATCACCCGCGAGACAGATCGACTACCTGCTATCTCGGGTGTAGCTGCTGCACTTGCtccttttataaatacaGCGTTTATAGCTGGTATGTGGAAGGATGGGCTTGGAACGAAAGTTTGCTGGCACGTAGAAAAGGGGCCGACCTCGAGGCACGAAGCATACTATGCGCCGACGTGGTCTTGGGCCTCTGTCGTAGGGCCTGTGCTTACGTCGGACCTCTGCCACATATGCCCACTGCCACAAACGACAGTAGTTGACGTACATCATACGCTAGCGACTCCAAACCCTTATGGGAGTGTGTCTTCTGCAACGTTAACAATTACTGGCATCTTGTTAGATGTTTCGGTCTCGAAACTGCATCCCCGTCCTGACGAAGGAACACCTTTTCAGATACATCCCCACAAAAGCTCACTTCTGGAGACGGATATGAATCTATCAATGGAATGCGTAGCATTTCCAGATATCTTGACGGAATCGGAAGAGGCTCCTGAGTTGGTGACTGGGGACACCATCAGCCTTTTActtcttggctgcaacaTGTACTGCCAAGGGTTTGATATCATGATTGGAATTCTACTGAGTGAGGCAGGTGAAAATAGTTCTGGAGGGACTGTTCACCGGAAGGTTGGCACTGGGGAAATCAAGCTACGAAACtgtgacgaagacgaagacgaattTAGAGGGAAAGCAGTTGACGGATTAGCCTGGCATATGGCTCATCATCTAAAGCGTCGGGGCTGTGTAGCATCAGTCGTAGTAGTGTAA
- a CDS encoding related to splicing factor 3B subunit 3 (spliceosomal protein sap130): MATTSNMFLYSLSLQPPTAISQAILGHFSGTKDQQVLTVSGSILTLHRPDSTHGRVQPLLSHDLFSIIRSIVSFRLAGSSKDYIIVSSDSGRIAVLEYLPAENRFSSIAMETFGKSGVRRTVPGEYLAVDPKGRACMIASIEKNKLVYVLNRNAQAELIISSPLEAHKHGVLVLSLVALDVGYSNPVFASLEIDYSQSDHDPCGQGMPNVELVYYELDLGLNMWSVNGRKLSNPRHRYSSKSLVEMMAQAASLSVERTVLHTNTRIRTLSVSPFHGVENVQKTRKGSELSLVTEDGDIFKLTCDLHEDEGALTGQVRRIKIKYFDTLPVANNLCILKSGFLFVATESGNHHFYQFEKLGDDDSETPFTSNDFPPDHPSGYQPVYFYPRPLENLTLVESLNSLNPLMDCKVADLTGDGAPQIYSLSGNGARSHFRILKHGLEINEVVRSELPGTFSGVWTTRLKRHDKYDAYMILTSSDNTLVMSVGDEVEQVDDSGFLTSVTTLAIQQVADDGLVQIHSRGIRHLRGGEINEWHVPEHRHIVAVATNERQIAVGLSAGEIVYFEVDSDGSLTEYDEKKEISSTVTCLSLGPVPEGRVRSPMLAVGCEDCTVRILSLDPDSTLERKSIQALTAEPSALSIMTMEDPVSSSSGLYLHIDLSSGVCLRTRLDETTGELSDTQTRFLGLKAIKLFQVTVREKACVLALGTKPWLAYTDPKRGFMMMPLDCDELEWGCNFSSEQCEEGIIVIRANFLHIFSIENLSDKMVRKSISLTYTPRHFVKHPHEPYFYTIEADNNTLCPRLRKQLLGATESQNEEDAKLLRPADFGYPRGRGRWASCISVVDPLGEHVPQKIELEDNEAAMSVAVVPFTGQDGESFLIVGTGKDMILNPRQSSEGYIHVYRFQKNGRQLVFIHKTKVEESPMALVAFQGRLVVGIGKALRIYDLGLKQLLLKVHDEVALQLIVSLDAQGNRIVVGDLQQGVTMVELDNEHQKLIPFVDDTVARWTTCTGMIDYESVIGGDKFGNIWIVRCPDKASQEAGERGNRLNNAQDHLQGAPNRFDSVAHFFTQDIPTSITKASLVVGGQDVIVWSGLQGTIGVLIPFVTREDADFFHKLEGQMRAEDPSLVGRDHLMYRSYYVPSKGVIDGDLCERFRLLPMEKKERIACELDRTVE; the protein is encoded by the exons ATGGCGACTACTTCGAATATGTTTCTGTACTCGTTGTCGCTCCAGCCTCCGACAGCCATTTCGCAAGCCATCCTCGGCCATTTCTCTGGCACCAAGGACCAGCAAGTTCTGACCGTATCTGGCTCTATTCTGACCCTGCATCGTCCTGATTCAACTCACGGCAGAGTCCAGCCATTACTTTCGCATGACCTCTTCAGCATAATCCGTTCGATTGTTTCTTTCCGCCTCGCGGGAAGCTCTAAGG ATTACATTATCGTGTCAAGCGACTCTGGTCGCATCGCTGTTCTTGAGTATCTACCAGCCGAAAACCGTTTCTCTAGCATCGCCATGGAGACATTTGGTAAGTCTGGCGTGCGTAGAACAGTTCCAGGTGAATATCTGGCTGTCGATCCAAAAGGCAGAGCCTGTATGATTGCGTCTATTGAAAAGAACAAGCTCGTCTACGTCCTCAATCGCAACGCCCAAGCCGAACTCATCATTTCTTCCCCTCTTGAAGCGCATAAACATGGAGTCCTTGTTCTATCTCTGGTGGCTCTCGATGTGGGCTATTCGAATCCTGTCTTTGCATCTCTTGAGATCGACTATTCACAGTCAGACCATGATCCCTGTGGCCAAGGGATGCCCAACGTTGAGCTGGTTTACTACGAGCTGGATCTAGGCCTCAACATGTGGTCCGTAAATGGTCGGAAACTGTCGAACCCACGGCATCGTTACTCTTCCAAGTCCCTGGTGGAAATGATGGCCCAAGCGGCGTCCTTGTCTGTGGAGAGGACAGTCTTACATACCAACACTCGAATCAGGACCCTCTCCGTGTCCCCATTCCACGGCGTAGAGAACGTACAGAAGACCCGCAAAGGAAGCGAACTATCATTGGTG ACAGAAGATGGCGACATTTTCAAGCTGACGTGTGACCTACATGAAGACGAAGGTGCTCTGACAGGACAGGTGCGGcgcatcaagatcaagtatTTCGATACTCTCCCTGTTGCGAACAATCTGTGTATTCTCAAGAGTGGGTTTCTTTTTGTCGCTACTGAGTCTGGCAATCATCATTTTTATCAATTCGAGAAGCTCGGCGACGACGATTCAGAGACCCCATTTACCAGCAATGATTTTCCTCCCGACCATCCTTCTGGGTATCAGCCTGTCTACTTCTACCCACGTCCTCTAGAGAATCTCACTTTGGTGGAGAGCCTCAACTCTTTAAATCCTCTTATGGACTGCAAGGTTGCTGATCTGACTGGGGACGGCGCACCGCAGATCTATTCACTATCGGGCAACGGGGCAAGGAGTCATTTTCGAATTCTCAAGCACGGTCTAGAGATTAACGAAGTCGTGAGATCAGAGCTACCGGGGACATTTTCTGGTGTCTGGACCACGAGGTTAAAGAGACACGACAAGTACGACGCGTATATGATCTTGACCTCGTCTGATAACACATTGGTCATGAGTGTCGGAGATGAAGTCGAGCAAGTAGACGATTCGGGATTTCTCACCTCTGTTACCACCCTCGCCATACAGCAAGTCGCGGACGACGGTCTGGTACAAATCCACTCCCGAGGCATCCGGCATCTACGTGGCGGGGAAATCAACGAATGGCATGTTCCGGAACATCGGCATATCGTAGCCGTTGCTACAAATGAGCGACAGATTGCTGTTGGTTTAAGCGCGGGAGAGATTGTCTATTTTGAAGTAGACAGTGATGGATCACTTACTGAGtacgacgagaagaaggagatctcTAGCACCGTAACGTGTCTCAGTTTAGGACCAGTCCCTGAGGGTCGAGTCCGAAGCCCTATGTTGGCGGTGGGATGCGAAGATTGCACTGTTCGAATCCTAAGCTTGGACCCAGATTCCACACTTGAGAGGAAATCTATACAAGCGCTGACTGCGGAACCCTCGGCGCTAAGCATTATGACGATGGAAGACCCCGTATCTAGTAGCTCAGGACTGTACCTGCACATTGACCTGAGCTCTGGTGTGTGTCTACGAACTAGGCTGGATGAAACCACAGGAGAGTTATCAGATACGCAGACAAGGTTCCTTGGTCtcaaggctattaagcttttcCAGGTAACCGTCAGGGAGAAAGCCTGTGTTTTAGCACTTGGGACTAAACCTTGGCTGGCTTATACCGACCCGAAACGAGGATTCATGATGATGCCTCTTGATTGTGATGAGCTGGAGTGGGGATGTAACTTTAGTAGTGAGCAGTGCGAAGAGGGTATCATCGTAATCCGCGCCAACTTCCTGCA CATATTCTCCATCGAGAATCTATCCGATAAGATGGTCCGAAAATCGATATCTCTGACCTACACACCACGACATTTTGTTAAGCATCCTCATGAGCCCTACTTCTATACAATCGAAGCAGACAACAATACACTATGTCCCAGGTTACGAAAGCAGCTACTGGGGGCCACCGAAAGTCAAAATGAAGAGGATGCCAAATTACTCCGACCAGCGGACTTTGGCTATCCGCGTGGTCGTGGCCGATGGGCGTCATGCATAAGCGTTGTCGATCCACTAGGTGAACATGTACCTCAGAAGATCGAACTCGAAGACAACGAGGCTGCGATGAGTGTTGCAGTGGTTCCATTCACTGGCCAAGATGGCGAGAGCTTTCTAATTGTTGGCACGGGGAAAGACATGATCCTTAATCCCAGGCAATCCTCAGAGGGTTATATCCATGTCTACCGATTTCAAAAGAACGGCAGACAGCTGGTGTTTATCCACAAGACCAAGGTGGAGGAGTCTCCGATGGCGCTTGTGGCTTTCCAAGGTCGGCTAGTCGTAGGAATCGGCAAAGCCTTGCGAATTTATGATCTGGGCTTGAAGCAGTTACTTCTAAAAGTCCATGATGAGGTGGCACTGCAGTTGATTGTCTCCCTTGATGCCCAAGGGAACCGTATCGTTGTTGGAGATCTCCAGCAGGGCGTGACGATGGTTGAGTTAGATAATGAGCATCAGAAGCTGATCCCGTTCGTTGACGACACAGTTGCACGCTGGACAACCTGTACTGGGATGATCGACTATGAATCGGTGATAGGCGGAGATAAATTCGGTAACATCTGGATTGTGCGATGTCCTGACAAGGCGAGTCAAGAGGCAGGCGAGCGTGGAAATCGCCTCAACAATGCACAGGACCATCTTCAAGGCGCACCAAATCGCTTCGACTCAGTCGCCCATTTCTTTACCCAAGACATACCGACCAGCATCACCAAGGCCAGCCTCGTCGTGGGCGGGCAGGACGTCATTGTCTGGAGCGGCTTGCAAGGCACCATCGGCGTACTCATCCCCTTCGTCACACGCGAGGACGCCGACTTCTTCCACAAACTCGAAGGACAGATGCGTGCTGAAGACCCGTCACTTGTTGGTCGCGATCACCTAATGTATCGCAGCTATTACGTGCCGTCTAAGGGCGTCATAGACGGGGATCTCTGTGAGCGGTTCAGATTACTCCCTATGGAGAAAAAGGAGCGGATCGCGTGCGAGCTTGATCGCACAGTGGAGTAA
- a CDS encoding related to ankyrin 3: MNSYHHAGADEHADQPPEPMSTSVLGSPDDCQYTGTGESSVQQRAPNESSQKTKKRRQRTRKKSSGKGHNDNAGNDRDGGNGRKGIFDGLRYPQQTNPPKVFGCPFYISDPAQHHECSSFRLRRLADVSQHIVRSHMLGDNVPDILPSISSDKICVYCTWCRQEFHGSGAERRLHDHSTACQARKRPATIEETGVLVPEEFKELRSELMMASGNIAKWNVIWHKCFPHTPAPPPYVDIPASQPEAQRILQQLLASSAANPWSSAEIRQSWIDKALSAIYSGSPFSGTESQANDASTIHSTLRSYTSDYEESTFDDPDDGSSTDAESYIDLCDMHQWTRPLKNAILDVDYDRVHYILRNSLEKVAVGEYSWLLELKALGLSADEIADELLERAQHGPWIYSQINAPHVETYQHGFHIPRCLHVRKEDETTPTGLLHPSQDLMSIDTEYENSVRETIGYLCGIGGVSPMPDGSHSLQFGSVSFENSKSTAIVSLMNRHDAQVVPNVSQSLHKAIGALQQVGGCCDSFTFLTRQESFVGLERVDPGDKSRRSPLISLTNSESSLDTLNPQLLDSLTAQFLSLAFALYAQGHCEPFEPFFLDTSLKRILLIGNQTWGPSFSGPCILASPVELSCFGEMIQRRVFAFQYFEAFERSKVFSDSDKKFDLKAHPEDLLDTWGPGNFIIQKDDPESLHAISIGGGLITSALAETESNQLPNLHWSPAAECNVTFSSTFPRNEKLIIGSRVSINQACKVTPQNQVQMAIPWLKELGTFPSYWEVSERQLGLGLQAGTGAVGTLGFAQTYIKRLGQTKKSSILAKRSLSIADLEGSFAVQVSFCTGIARRVQLRELLADVLPLYVSDLATQPCYWKKLQDCNICEILRDTDFKTRYQKLDRELQAEFETLAISILFLLQDTGVDRKGENFVVGCIPPGSAIQCFKIPIEKESFWARILADSEDVATFAYVAPRCFETDLRRCRGPKEPWVNTTALLSTAVSLCQDRMEGIAAQKQTSWTLKDSEAYLIGRVDAPLLVRVIRPNVQDEPELLVSMSTIIAPFLRRWSRKQGYKRPWRLRESRAIDHQHQMAESVVVTTDFENSW; this comes from the exons ATGAACTCCTACCACCACGCAGGCGCTGATGAACATG CTGATCAGCCGCCTGAACCTATGTCAACATCCGTGTTGGGCTCGCCGGACGACTGTCAATACACAGGCACTGGCGAATCGTCTGTCCAACAGAGAGCCCCAAATGAATCCAGTCAAAAGACTAAGAAGCGTCGTCAAAGGACACGGAAGAAGAGCTCGGGGAAAGGCCACAACGACAACGCTGGTAATGACAGAGATGGCGGAAATGGCCGAAAGGGAATTTTCGATGGCCTTAGATATCCCCAGCAAACTAACCCACCCAAGGTGTTCGGATGCCCGTTTTATATAAGCGATCCAGCGCAGCACCATGAATGTTCTTCGTTTCGACTTCGTCGCCTAGCAGATGTCTCGCAACACATCGTCAGGTCTCATATGCTGGGAGACAATGTTCCTGATATACTTCCAAGTATTTCGTCAGACAAAATATGTGTTTACTGTACATGGTGCCGCCAAGAGTTTCATGGATCGGGTGCTGAGAGGAGGCTCCACGACCACTCTACGGCCTGTCAAGCTAGGAAACGACCAGCGACTATTGAGGAAACGGGGGTCTTAGTGCCTGAAGAATTTAAAGAACTCAGATCAGAGCTGATGATGGCTTCTGGAAATATCGCAAAGTGGAACGTCATATGGCACAAGTGTTTTCCTCACACACCAGCCCCGCCGCCATATGTAGATATACCTGCTTCCCAACCAGAGGCGCAGCGAATACTTCAACAACTTCTAGCATCGTCTGCTGCAAACCCTTGGTCATCTGCAGAGATCAGGCAGTCCTGGATTGACAAAGCTTTGAGTGCAATCTACAGTGGCTCACCTTTTAGTGGTACCGAGTCTCAAGCTAACGACGCAAGCACTATCCACTCTACTCTCCGTTCTTATACTTCGGACTACGAGGAAAGCACATTTGATGACCCGGATGATGGCTCCTCCACTGATGCTGAGTCCTACATTGATCTGTGCGACATGCACCAATGGACGCGTCCTCTCAAGAATGCaattcttgatgttgactACGATAGAGTCCATTATATCTTGAGGAACTCGCTTGAGAAAGTTGCCGTTGGCGAGTATTCGTGGCTGTTGGAGCTGAAAGCATTAGGCCTATCGGCGGATGAAATTGCTGATGAACTACTGGAAAGGGCCCAGCATGGGCCATGGATATATTCGCAGATCAATGCCCCTCATGTTGAAACTTACCAGCATGGCTTTCATATCCCAAGATGCCTCCATGTTAGgaaggaggatgagacaACGCCGACAGGATTGTTGCATCCAAGCCAGGATCTGATGAGCATCGACACGGAGTATGAAAATTCAGTTCGCGAGACTATTGGGTACTTATGCGGTATCGGAGGGGTAAGCCCTATGCCTGACGGGTCGCACAGTCTCCAGTTTGGGTCCGTTAGTTTTGAAAACTCCAAGTCGACTGCAATTGTCTCTCTCATGAACAGACATGATGCCCAAGTCGTTCCAAATGTTTCTCAAAGTCTGCACAAGGCAATCGGTGCCCTTCAGCAGGTCGGTGGATGCTGTGACTCATTCACATTTCTGACAAGACAGGAGTCCTTTGTTGGGCTCGAACGAGTCGACCCTGGCGATAAATCGCGACGAAGTCCCCTTATATCACTCACAAATTCAGAATCCAGTTTAGATACTTTAAATCCACAGCTCCTCGACTCACTGACGGCCCAATTCCTTTCTCTTGCTTTTGCTCTCTACGCGCAAGGTCACTGCGAGCCCTTTGAGCCATTCTTCCTGGACACTTCCCTAAAGCGTATACTCTTGATCGGAAACCAGACTTGGGGTCCATCTTTCAGTGGGCCTTGCATACTCGCTTCTCCCGTGGAGCTGAGCTGCTTTGGTGAGATGATTCAACGCAGAGTGTTCGCCTTTCAATATTTTGAGGCTTTCGAAAGGTCAAAGGTATTCTCAGATTCTGATAAGAAGTTCGACCTGAAAGCCCACCCTGAGGACTTGCTGGATACCTGGGGTCCTGGAAACTTCATTATACAGAAGGATGATCCAGAAAGCCTCCATGCAATCTCCATTGGCGGTGGCCTGATCACCTCCGCCTTGGCAGAAACAGAGAGCAACCAATTGCCTAATCTCCACTGGAGCCCAGCAGCAGAGTGCAATGTAACATTCTCGTCAACATTCCCTCGCAATGAAAAGCTGATCATTGGGTCGAGAGTCTCGATAAACCAGGCCTGCAAGGTGACACCTCAGAATCAAGTCCAGATGGCTATTCCGTGGTTGAAGGAGTTAGGAACATTCCCGAGCTACTGGGAGGTGTCTGAAAGGCAGTTGGGACTTGGCTTGCAGGCCGGAACAGGCGCTGTGGGAACATTGGGCTTCGCCCAAACGTACATAAAGAGACTGGGCCAGACCAAGAAGTCCAGCATCCTCGCCAAGAGATCGCTTTCCATCGCCGATCTAGAAGGGTCTTTCGCTGTGCAGGTTAGCTTCTGTACTGGTATCGCGCGACGGGTACAGCTTCGAGAGCTCCTAGCCGATGTCTTACCCTTATACGTTTCGGACCTCGCTACACAGCCATGCTACTGGAAGAAACTTCAAGATTGCAATATCTGCGAGATATTGCGAGATACGGACTTCAAAACGCGGTACCAGAAGCTGGATCGTGAACTACAAGCAGAGTTCGAGACTCTTGCTATCTCCATCCTGTTTCTATTGCAAGACACGGGTGTAGATAGGAAGGGCGAAAACTTCGTTGTTGGTTGCATCCCGCCAGGGTCGGCAATCCAATGCTTCAAAATTCCCATCGAGAAGGAGAGCTTCTGGGCCCGAATACTTGCCGACTCCGAGGACGTCGCGACATTCGCTTATGTAGCGCCGAGGTGCTTCGAAACCGACCTAAGGAGGTGTCGAGGTCCAAAAGAGCCATGGGTGAATACCACTGCCCTCTTGTCCACCGCTGTATCACTGTGTCAAGATCGCATGGAGGGAATAGCAGCGCAAAAGCAAACAAGTTGGACTCTGAAGGACTCAGAAGCGTATCTTATCGGGCGAGTTGACGCGCCTTTGCTCGTAAGAGTGATTCGACCCAACGTCCAGGATGAGCCGGAATTGCTAGTATCAATGAGCACAATTATTGCCCCGTTTCTGAGAAGGTGGAGCAGGAAGCAAGGCTATAAAAGGCCGTGGAGGTTGCGAGAGAGTAGAGCGATtgatcatcagcatcagatgGCTGAGAGCGTTGTTGTGACTACTGACTTTGAGAATTCGtggtga